One genomic window of Candidatus Didemnitutus sp. includes the following:
- a CDS encoding FAD-binding protein, translating to MSAGVSAPRIDLTALAPRLHGELHRDHLMRTLYATDASEYQEMPLAVAFPRDEHDVGELVRFAHENGIGLIPRAAGTSLAGQVVGHGIIVDSGRHMNAILATDVARRRVRVQPGVVRNNLNVALAPHQLLFPPETATANRAMIGGMVGNNSCGANSIVYGTTREHLVSARGFLADGSLVTFGPLTRAEFDAKCAGPETSLEATIYRTVRDILSDGKNRQLIRDHYPKPTVTRRNTGYALDRLMDCNVFDAASDKSFNLCQLIAGSEGTLFFGTEFELNLEPLPPAGGLLCAHFKTIDDSLRATLIAMRHRPFGCELIDRHILECTKSNLEQTKNRFFVQGDPGAVLVIEIRHEDRAFIEREFAAIEAECRAAGYGYAFPTVWGADVNRVWELRRAGQGIMNNVEGDAKPREVVEDTAVAVEDLPDYIAEFDAMLKSKYGVSTVYYAHAGAGELHTRPLFDLKTPEGLKMFRGIATDVAKLVKKYRGSLSGEHGDGRLRGEFIEFMVGPECYAMMRRIKETFDPQGIFNPGKIIDTPPMDSSLRHSPGHAQPHYETFFDFASSQGVLGAAEKCTGVGECRKAHFTGGTMCPSYMATRDEKSSTRGRANTLRHALSHPEDLTNPWDSPEIADVMDLCLSCKGCKAECPSNVDMARLKAEWAQHYQDAHGVKLRSRLVANFSKSMRLASLWPAAYNWVLTQPDLSLWIKKFARFHPKRSMPELSPVTLAKWHKKNANRLSPVGSALARAESPAKSEARASSLPTPAYPNGRVYLFCDEFTNYNDADVGAAATELLNRLGYEVVIPQHVDSGRAHFSKGLVREAKEFAIRNVELLKDVVTTQTPLIGLEPSAILGFRDEYPDLVPAALKPAAKTLAKNALLIDEFIAREADAGRIKKSAFTTRAQTIKLHGHCHQKALSSLVPSVKMLELPANYKVQLIPSGCCGMAGSFGYEEEHFEVSQQIGELVLFPTVRKTPDDVIIAAPGTSCRHQIKDGTGRKALHPIVVLRDALA from the coding sequence ATGAGCGCCGGAGTCTCTGCACCTCGAATCGATCTCACCGCCCTCGCGCCGCGCCTGCACGGCGAACTGCACCGCGACCACCTGATGCGCACGCTCTACGCGACCGACGCCTCCGAATACCAGGAGATGCCGCTCGCCGTCGCGTTCCCGCGCGACGAGCACGACGTGGGCGAACTCGTCCGCTTCGCCCACGAAAACGGCATCGGGCTCATCCCGCGCGCCGCCGGCACCTCGCTCGCCGGCCAAGTCGTCGGCCACGGCATCATCGTCGACTCCGGCCGGCACATGAACGCCATCCTCGCCACCGACGTCGCGCGCCGCCGCGTGCGCGTGCAGCCGGGCGTCGTGCGCAACAACCTCAACGTCGCCCTCGCGCCGCACCAACTTCTCTTCCCGCCCGAGACCGCCACCGCCAACCGCGCGATGATCGGCGGCATGGTCGGCAACAACTCCTGCGGCGCCAACTCCATCGTCTACGGCACCACGCGCGAGCACCTCGTCTCCGCCCGCGGCTTCCTCGCCGACGGTTCGCTGGTCACCTTCGGCCCGCTCACGCGCGCCGAGTTTGACGCCAAATGCGCCGGCCCCGAGACGTCGCTCGAAGCGACGATCTACCGCACCGTCCGCGACATCCTCAGCGACGGCAAGAACCGCCAGCTCATCCGCGACCACTACCCGAAACCCACCGTCACGCGCCGCAACACCGGCTACGCGCTCGACCGCTTGATGGATTGCAACGTCTTCGACGCCGCGAGCGACAAGTCCTTCAATCTCTGCCAGCTCATCGCCGGCTCCGAGGGCACGCTGTTCTTCGGCACGGAATTCGAGCTCAACCTCGAACCGCTCCCGCCCGCCGGTGGCCTGCTCTGCGCGCACTTCAAGACGATCGACGACTCCCTGCGCGCCACGCTGATCGCGATGCGCCACCGGCCGTTCGGCTGCGAGCTCATCGACCGCCACATCCTCGAGTGCACCAAGTCGAACCTTGAGCAGACGAAGAACCGCTTCTTCGTGCAGGGCGATCCCGGCGCCGTGCTCGTCATCGAGATCCGCCACGAAGACCGCGCGTTCATCGAGCGCGAGTTCGCCGCCATCGAGGCCGAGTGCCGCGCCGCGGGCTACGGCTACGCGTTCCCGACCGTCTGGGGTGCCGACGTGAATCGCGTCTGGGAACTCCGCCGCGCCGGCCAAGGCATCATGAACAACGTCGAGGGCGATGCGAAGCCCCGCGAGGTCGTCGAGGACACCGCCGTCGCCGTCGAGGACTTGCCGGACTACATCGCCGAGTTCGACGCGATGCTGAAATCGAAATACGGCGTCAGCACCGTCTACTACGCGCACGCCGGCGCCGGCGAACTGCACACGCGCCCGCTCTTCGACCTGAAAACGCCGGAAGGCCTGAAGATGTTCCGCGGCATCGCCACCGACGTCGCGAAGCTCGTGAAAAAATACCGCGGCTCCCTCTCCGGCGAACACGGCGACGGCCGCCTGCGCGGCGAGTTCATCGAGTTCATGGTCGGCCCCGAGTGCTACGCGATGATGCGTCGCATCAAGGAGACCTTCGACCCGCAGGGCATTTTCAATCCCGGCAAGATCATCGACACGCCGCCGATGGACAGCTCGCTGCGCCACTCGCCGGGCCACGCGCAACCGCACTACGAGACGTTCTTCGACTTCGCCTCCTCGCAGGGCGTGCTCGGCGCCGCCGAAAAATGCACCGGCGTCGGCGAGTGTCGCAAGGCGCACTTCACCGGCGGCACGATGTGCCCGAGCTACATGGCCACGCGCGACGAAAAGAGCTCCACCCGCGGCCGCGCCAACACCCTCCGCCACGCGCTCTCCCACCCCGAGGACCTGACCAACCCGTGGGACAGCCCCGAGATCGCCGACGTCATGGATCTCTGCCTCTCCTGCAAAGGCTGCAAGGCCGAGTGTCCGTCGAACGTCGACATGGCCCGCCTCAAGGCCGAGTGGGCGCAGCACTATCAGGACGCGCACGGCGTGAAACTCCGCTCGCGCCTCGTCGCGAATTTTTCGAAGAGCATGCGCCTGGCCTCGCTCTGGCCCGCCGCCTACAACTGGGTGCTCACGCAACCCGACCTCTCGCTCTGGATCAAGAAATTCGCCCGCTTCCACCCGAAGCGCAGCATGCCCGAACTCTCGCCCGTCACGCTGGCGAAGTGGCACAAGAAAAACGCGAACCGCCTATCGCCTGTGGGCAGCGCGCTCGCGCGCGCCGAATCACCCGCGAAATCCGAAGCGCGAGCAAGCTCGCTGCCTACCCCCGCCTACCCCAACGGTCGCGTCTACCTCTTCTGCGACGAGTTCACGAACTACAACGACGCCGACGTCGGCGCCGCCGCCACCGAGCTGCTCAATCGCCTCGGCTACGAAGTCGTCATCCCGCAACATGTCGACTCCGGCCGCGCGCACTTCTCGAAGGGCCTCGTCCGCGAGGCCAAGGAATTCGCCATCCGCAACGTCGAATTGCTGAAAGACGTCGTGACCACGCAGACGCCGCTGATCGGCCTCGAGCCATCCGCCATTCTTGGTTTCCGCGACGAGTATCCCGACCTCGTGCCCGCCGCGCTGAAGCCCGCCGCCAAGACGCTCGCAAAGAACGCGCTCCTCATCGACGAGTTCATCGCGCGCGAGGCCGACGCCGGCCGCATCAAGAAGTCCGCGTTCACGACGCGTGCGCAGACGATCAAGCTCCACGGTCACTGCCACCAGAAGGCCCTCTCGTCGCTCGTCCCGTCGGTGAAGATGCTCGAGTTGCCCGCGAACTACAAAGTGCAGCTCATCCCCAGCGGTTGCTGCGGCATGGCGGGCTCCTTCGGCTACGAGGAGGAACATTTCGAAGTCTCGCAGCAGATCGGCGAGCTCGTCCTGTTCCCCACGGTGCGCAAAACGCCCGACGACGTGATCATCGCCGCGCCGGGCACGAGCTGCCGTCACCAGATCAAGGACGGCACCGGCCGCAAAGCGCTGCACCCGATCGTCGTCCTGCGCGACGCGCTCGCCTGA
- a CDS encoding inclusion body family protein, with protein sequence MKTMQSTEAASAASIDVLIVIDTEYVKSHYPNPSQDPNNPTGIDHNSQFMICTDPRGIIGGQGTADLNFRANAGDFVSFRGTSIYQNSDDAVIIYGIKYWSGVQVFNQFVPNLVNRQRAVMPNTNTSNGLPAVQASINFTSLDTRVARSGKENFYVLFALYTLSADGQTQNLFGYYFWDPSVTVS encoded by the coding sequence ATGAAAACCATGCAATCCACCGAAGCCGCCAGCGCGGCCTCCATCGACGTCCTGATCGTCATCGACACGGAATACGTGAAGTCGCACTACCCAAATCCCAGCCAGGATCCGAACAACCCCACCGGCATCGACCACAACAGCCAGTTCATGATCTGCACCGACCCGCGCGGCATCATCGGCGGCCAGGGCACGGCCGATCTGAACTTCCGCGCCAACGCGGGCGACTTCGTCTCGTTCCGCGGCACGTCGATCTACCAGAACTCGGACGACGCCGTGATCATCTACGGCATCAAGTATTGGAGCGGCGTCCAGGTGTTCAACCAGTTCGTCCCCAACCTCGTGAACCGCCAGCGCGCGGTCATGCCGAACACGAACACGTCGAACGGGCTGCCGGCCGTGCAGGCGAGCATCAACTTCACGTCGCTGGACACGCGCGTCGCGCGCTCCGGCAAGGAGAACTTCTACGTGCTCTTCGCCCTCTACACGCTGAGCGCCGATGGCCAGACGCAGAACCTGTTCGGTTACTACTTCTGGGATCCGTCGGTCACGGTCTCCTGA
- a CDS encoding sensor histidine kinase — translation MRLPCPDPNNPHAHHRTDLYGAFAFGCVILTCFMQFVVTNRIYGSVPQVTLTFVLGALYAALGIFNDAIALRYGMQWRDRVFALMAAIVTTLLFVSPLRGFFAIIALPLLSQAIFDYSTRRALAIGLYLYGVTIGVVGYYYGLRAVPEALVSYLAAFAFTTAFTVITKQALNARDREQQLRAELETANEKLRVYAAQAEELATTRERNRLAREIHDGVGHYLTVVKTQLDVASAVCATNPAQAKANVEKAAKLTAEALDDVRRSVGTLRADATRPPLPDALRQLAAHGEPVPAVAIEGAPRPLPPAVEHALYRAAQEGLTNIRKHARATSALVRLDFRDAQRVHLELSDNGVGRAAATAGGFGLTGIRERVELLGGSVSAANRLEGGFALRVEVPA, via the coding sequence ATGAGGCTGCCCTGCCCCGATCCCAACAACCCGCACGCGCACCACCGCACCGATCTCTACGGCGCCTTCGCGTTCGGCTGCGTGATCCTGACGTGCTTCATGCAGTTCGTCGTGACCAATCGCATCTACGGTTCGGTCCCGCAGGTCACGCTCACGTTCGTGCTCGGCGCCCTCTACGCCGCGCTGGGCATCTTCAACGACGCGATTGCCCTGCGCTACGGCATGCAGTGGCGCGATCGGGTTTTCGCGCTGATGGCCGCGATCGTCACGACCCTCCTCTTCGTGAGCCCGCTGCGCGGCTTCTTCGCGATCATCGCGCTCCCTCTCCTGAGCCAGGCCATCTTCGACTACTCCACGCGCCGGGCGCTCGCGATCGGGCTCTATCTTTACGGCGTCACGATCGGCGTCGTCGGCTACTACTACGGCCTCCGCGCCGTGCCCGAAGCGCTCGTGAGCTACCTCGCGGCATTCGCCTTCACGACTGCCTTCACCGTCATCACGAAACAGGCGCTCAACGCGCGCGACCGCGAGCAGCAACTGCGCGCCGAGCTCGAGACCGCCAACGAAAAGCTCCGCGTCTACGCCGCCCAAGCCGAGGAACTCGCCACCACCCGCGAGCGCAACCGCCTCGCCCGCGAAATCCACGACGGCGTCGGCCACTACCTCACCGTCGTGAAAACCCAACTCGACGTCGCCTCCGCCGTCTGCGCCACCAATCCCGCGCAAGCCAAGGCCAACGTCGAGAAGGCCGCCAAGCTCACCGCTGAAGCCCTCGACGACGTCCGCCGCTCCGTCGGCACGCTCCGCGCCGACGCCACGCGCCCGCCGCTGCCCGACGCACTCAGGCAACTCGCCGCCCACGGCGAACCCGTTCCCGCCGTCGCCATCGAAGGTGCGCCGCGCCCGCTCCCGCCCGCCGTCGAGCACGCGCTCTACCGCGCCGCGCAGGAAGGCCTCACCAACATCCGCAAACACGCCCGCGCCACCTCCGCGCTCGTGCGCCTCGATTTCCGCGACGCCCAGCGCGTGCACCTCGAACTCTCCGACAACGGCGTCGGCCGCGCCGCCGCGACCGCCGGCGGCTTCGGCCTCACCGGCATCCGCGAGCGCGTCGAACTCCTCGGTGGCTCCGTCAGCGCCGCCAACCGCCTCGAAGGCGGCTTCGCCCTGCGCGTCGAAGTGCCGGCATGA
- a CDS encoding response regulator transcription factor — translation MTKKLRILLVDDQSLFREALRALLALQPDFEIVAEAENGERALALARAHKPDVVLMDLRMPVMGGVEATRRIMQAVPSARVVVLTTFDEDEEIFEAMRAGALGYLLKACSADKLCESVRAAAKGASVLEPSVAAKMMAELTRLSAREGKKISQPLAEPLSARELGVLRLLAAGRSNKEIGSELGITEGTVKNHMTNVLGKLGVLDRTQAALRARELGLI, via the coding sequence GTGACAAAGAAACTCCGCATCCTCCTCGTCGACGATCAGTCGCTCTTTCGCGAAGCGCTCCGCGCGCTGCTCGCGCTGCAACCCGATTTCGAAATCGTCGCCGAAGCGGAAAACGGCGAGCGCGCCCTCGCCCTCGCGCGCGCCCACAAACCCGACGTCGTGCTCATGGACCTCCGCATGCCCGTCATGGGCGGCGTCGAAGCCACCCGCCGCATCATGCAGGCCGTGCCATCCGCCCGCGTCGTCGTGCTTACCACCTTCGACGAAGACGAGGAAATTTTCGAAGCCATGCGCGCCGGCGCGCTCGGCTACCTGCTGAAAGCCTGCTCGGCCGACAAACTCTGCGAATCCGTCCGCGCCGCTGCGAAGGGCGCCTCCGTCCTCGAGCCGAGCGTCGCCGCCAAGATGATGGCCGAGCTCACGCGCCTCAGTGCGCGCGAAGGCAAAAAAATTTCGCAGCCGCTCGCCGAACCGCTCTCCGCCCGCGAGCTCGGCGTCCTCCGCCTGCTCGCCGCCGGCCGCAGCAACAAGGAAATCGGCTCCGAGCTCGGCATCACCGAAGGCACGGTGAAGAACCACATGACGAACGTCCTCGGCAAACTCGGCGTGCTCGATCGCACCCAAGCCGCCCTCCGCGCCCGCGAGCTGGGATTGATCTGA
- a CDS encoding ABC transporter permease — translation MSSAIADLAAAFRSLRRAPGFSALALAMLALGIGANVAIFSIFRSIVLNPLPYAKPERLVGFTSINAAKAVTMPALSAAAARDFRERAKSFEKLGAFRPDFASYAPAAGEPIQLVATHVNEDFFAVFGVKPARGRAFNADEFSIGSARTAVLNHAAWRRYFGERASVIGETITLNDVPTTILGVMPESFREPEFAEIWLPFPQESPEYFVRDSRFWSAVGRLAPGVSPGAAQAEVAAIAEGFAREFAATEKGWAVQLQPLLTLRIGDMRRSLLLLVGAVGLVLLVACVNLANLMLARGVSRLQELAVRLALGATPQCLARAVLTESLLLALLGGAGGVALACLGLPLLTHRLPGGLVPRSHTIAVDGGALLFALGAAALTGLVFGALPAWQVLRTNVNETLKSGGAKGGTSRFAARAQAALVAGQVALTLVVLSGAALLMKSLLNLQRTPPGFDARDVLTVRLAPPQTKWETFAELAAYYDRAIDEVRRVPGVQSAGISSSAPLCGISLRYPLTVQGRAKTDGDADEAVFNSITADFLRTLRVPIVQGRGLEERDDARAPKVCLINQTLAKRLFGEANPLGQRIQTLPWLAREYREIVGIVADVKQDNLSDPPPAQIYVPSPQSPWFFTTLVVRAQGGTALTASIQAALRRADPTASMTIRSLEENIARTASLPRLRTALFALFGAVALGLSAFGIYASMAFTVSQRLREIGVRMALGASPARVLGETLARAGRLVVGGLVAGLLGAVALAQLLHGLLYGVEPTDPWVLGALALFVPLVALAASAHPAITAARLNPVQALQRE, via the coding sequence ATGTCCTCCGCGATCGCCGACCTCGCCGCCGCCTTCCGCTCGCTCCGCCGCGCGCCCGGTTTCTCCGCCCTCGCCCTCGCGATGCTCGCGCTCGGCATCGGCGCCAACGTCGCGATCTTCTCCATCTTCCGCTCCATCGTCCTCAACCCGCTGCCCTATGCGAAGCCCGAGCGTCTGGTCGGCTTCACCTCGATCAACGCCGCCAAGGCCGTCACGATGCCCGCGCTGTCCGCCGCCGCCGCACGCGACTTCCGCGAACGCGCCAAGTCCTTCGAAAAACTCGGCGCGTTCCGTCCCGACTTCGCCTCCTACGCGCCCGCCGCCGGCGAGCCGATCCAGCTCGTCGCCACGCACGTCAACGAGGACTTCTTCGCCGTCTTCGGCGTGAAGCCGGCGCGCGGCCGCGCGTTCAACGCCGACGAGTTCAGCATCGGCTCCGCCCGCACCGCCGTGCTCAACCACGCCGCGTGGCGCCGCTATTTCGGCGAGCGCGCCAGCGTGATCGGCGAAACCATCACGCTCAACGACGTGCCGACCACCATCCTCGGCGTGATGCCCGAATCGTTCCGCGAACCGGAGTTCGCCGAGATCTGGCTCCCGTTCCCGCAGGAATCGCCCGAATACTTCGTCCGCGACTCGCGTTTCTGGAGCGCCGTCGGCCGGCTCGCGCCCGGCGTGTCGCCCGGCGCCGCACAAGCCGAGGTCGCCGCGATCGCCGAGGGCTTCGCGCGCGAATTCGCCGCCACGGAAAAGGGTTGGGCCGTGCAACTCCAGCCGCTGCTCACGTTGCGCATCGGCGACATGCGCCGTTCGTTGCTCCTGCTCGTCGGCGCCGTCGGGCTCGTGCTGCTCGTCGCCTGCGTCAACCTCGCCAACCTCATGCTCGCGCGCGGCGTCTCGCGCTTGCAGGAACTCGCGGTGCGCCTCGCCCTCGGCGCCACACCGCAATGCCTCGCCCGCGCCGTGCTGACGGAGAGTCTGCTTCTCGCCCTGCTCGGCGGCGCGGGCGGGGTCGCGCTCGCGTGCCTCGGCCTTCCGTTGCTCACGCACCGGCTGCCGGGCGGACTCGTGCCGCGCTCGCACACGATCGCGGTCGACGGCGGCGCGCTGCTCTTCGCCCTCGGCGCGGCCGCGCTCACGGGACTCGTGTTCGGCGCGCTGCCCGCCTGGCAAGTCCTGCGCACCAACGTCAACGAGACGCTCAAATCCGGCGGCGCCAAGGGCGGCACCAGCCGCTTCGCCGCACGCGCCCAGGCCGCACTCGTCGCCGGACAGGTTGCGCTGACGCTCGTCGTCCTCTCGGGCGCGGCGCTGTTGATGAAAAGTCTCCTCAACCTCCAGCGCACGCCACCGGGCTTCGACGCGCGCGACGTCCTCACCGTCCGGCTCGCGCCGCCGCAAACCAAGTGGGAAACCTTCGCCGAACTCGCCGCCTACTACGACCGCGCCATCGACGAGGTCCGCCGCGTCCCCGGCGTCCAATCCGCCGGCATCAGCTCCAGCGCCCCGCTCTGCGGCATCTCGCTGCGTTATCCGCTGACGGTGCAGGGCCGCGCCAAGACGGACGGCGATGCCGACGAAGCCGTCTTCAACAGCATCACGGCCGACTTCCTGCGCACGCTCCGCGTTCCCATCGTGCAGGGCCGCGGACTCGAGGAACGCGACGACGCGCGCGCGCCGAAGGTCTGCCTCATCAACCAGACGCTCGCGAAGCGCCTTTTCGGCGAAGCCAATCCGCTCGGCCAGCGCATCCAGACGCTGCCGTGGCTCGCGCGCGAGTATCGCGAGATCGTCGGCATCGTCGCCGACGTGAAGCAGGACAATCTCTCCGATCCGCCACCGGCGCAGATCTACGTGCCCTCGCCGCAAAGCCCGTGGTTTTTCACCACGCTCGTCGTGCGCGCCCAAGGCGGCACGGCGCTCACCGCCTCGATCCAGGCCGCGCTGCGCCGCGCCGATCCGACCGCGTCGATGACGATCCGTTCGCTCGAGGAAAACATCGCGCGCACCGCGTCGTTGCCGCGGTTGCGCACGGCGCTGTTCGCGCTTTTCGGCGCGGTGGCGCTCGGCCTTTCGGCCTTCGGCATCTACGCGAGCATGGCGTTCACCGTCTCGCAACGGCTCCGCGAGATCGGCGTCCGCATGGCGCTCGGCGCCAGCCCGGCGCGCGTGCTCGGCGAAACGCTCGCCCGCGCGGGACGGCTCGTGGTCGGCGGACTCGTGGCCGGACTGCTCGGCGCTGTCGCACTCGCGCAGCTGTTGCACGGTCTGCTCTACGGCGTCGAGCCCACGGATCCGTGGGTGCTCGGCGCCCTCGCCCTCTTCGTGCCGCTCGTCGCCCTCGCCGCGAGCGCGCATCCCGCCATCACCGCCGCCCGTCTCAATCCGGTCCAGGCCCTCCAACGCGAGTGA
- a CDS encoding tetratricopeptide repeat protein, with protein sequence MKIHRSFLTALAALILAVAAPAQTALETATVALKNGDLAAADAALAPLVAAEKPDPAALHLLSQVRLAQKNTKEVATLAEKAAQLAPTNADYHAQFGVALSARMPELGFMQQAMVAGKMRKAFEKAVKLDPKNLSGLIGLARYFANAPEIAGGSLVKAAEFATRVREIDAFLGELELGRIAERGEKFADALAHFQATAQLKPEAAGTHFNCGRMLAKLDRKDEARTAFAAALKLNPTFEAAKRALAELDAPAAKN encoded by the coding sequence ATGAAAATCCATCGTTCATTCCTCACCGCCCTCGCGGCGCTCATCCTCGCGGTCGCCGCTCCGGCTCAGACCGCTCTTGAAACCGCCACCGTCGCGCTCAAAAACGGCGACCTCGCCGCAGCGGACGCCGCCCTCGCACCGCTGGTCGCCGCCGAGAAGCCCGATCCAGCCGCGCTCCATCTGCTCAGCCAGGTGCGCCTCGCGCAGAAGAACACCAAGGAAGTGGCCACGCTCGCCGAGAAGGCCGCGCAGCTCGCCCCCACGAACGCCGACTACCACGCGCAATTCGGCGTCGCGCTCAGCGCCCGCATGCCGGAGCTCGGCTTCATGCAGCAGGCGATGGTCGCCGGCAAGATGCGCAAGGCTTTCGAGAAGGCAGTCAAGCTGGACCCGAAAAATCTCAGCGGACTCATCGGCCTCGCGCGCTACTTCGCCAACGCACCGGAGATCGCCGGCGGCAGCCTGGTCAAAGCCGCGGAATTCGCGACCCGCGTGAGGGAGATCGACGCGTTCCTCGGCGAACTCGAACTCGGCCGCATCGCCGAACGCGGCGAGAAATTCGCCGACGCCCTCGCGCACTTCCAAGCCACCGCGCAACTCAAGCCCGAAGCCGCCGGCACCCATTTCAACTGCGGCCGCATGCTCGCCAAACTCGACCGCAAGGACGAGGCGCGCACTGCCTTCGCCGCTGCGCTCAAGCTAAACCCGACTTTCGAGGCGGCGAAAAGAGCGCTCGCCGAGCTCGACGCGCCTGCCGCGAAGAACTGA
- a CDS encoding tetratricopeptide repeat protein: MTSPIARLLLVFVLVVAVRAIAQSPTERAAELLDQGQFLAAERLIEPLALAKKPDPVAVWELSRVRVGQQLTEDGMKLAEKAIKLDPKQARFHAQLGSAVMAHMANAGRLDRSSYAGKMRKAFEKALQLDPKNATALAGVSRYYWNFGTSKEDHAKAVEYAEAARKIDAYAGEFELGSIAARGNDMPAALTHFEAAIAAKPDSVEAQTACGLALLRLGRRDEARERFQTALKISPASEMARDSLQILDKAEELDAKKR; this comes from the coding sequence ATGACTTCGCCCATCGCCCGCCTGCTCCTCGTCTTCGTCCTCGTCGTCGCCGTCCGTGCGATCGCCCAATCGCCCACAGAGCGCGCCGCCGAGTTGCTCGACCAAGGCCAATTCCTCGCCGCCGAGCGGCTCATCGAGCCGCTGGCCCTCGCCAAGAAACCCGACCCGGTCGCGGTCTGGGAACTCAGCCGCGTGCGCGTCGGCCAGCAATTGACCGAGGACGGCATGAAGCTCGCCGAAAAGGCCATCAAGCTCGACCCGAAGCAGGCGCGATTCCACGCGCAGCTCGGCTCCGCCGTCATGGCGCACATGGCCAATGCCGGCCGGCTCGACCGCAGCTCCTACGCGGGCAAGATGCGCAAGGCCTTCGAGAAGGCGCTGCAACTCGACCCGAAGAACGCGACCGCGCTCGCCGGCGTTTCGCGCTATTATTGGAATTTCGGCACCTCGAAGGAAGACCACGCCAAGGCGGTGGAATACGCCGAGGCTGCGCGGAAAATCGACGCCTATGCGGGCGAGTTCGAACTCGGATCGATCGCGGCGCGCGGCAACGACATGCCGGCCGCACTCACGCATTTCGAGGCCGCCATCGCGGCGAAACCCGACAGCGTCGAAGCGCAGACCGCATGCGGCCTCGCGTTGCTCCGTCTCGGGCGGCGCGACGAGGCGCGCGAGCGGTTTCAGACTGCCCTGAAAATTTCCCCGGCATCCGAGATGGCGCGCGATTCCCTGCAAATCCTCGACAAGGCCGAGGAACTCGACGCGAAGAAGCGTTGA
- a CDS encoding aminopeptidase P N-terminal domain-containing protein codes for MSVDYSARRARIVSALGLKPDELLLVGAGHPIPKPELSEQHLPFIAHQEYYYLAGHADAPGGIVAYDPQANAWTSFVPEVTEMERVWDGAVQLPGEFLSDFGAWLAARKNRRVALLGMPIDGVAADEALTARVRDALRHVRRPKDAAEVELMRRCAAATAEGYAAVQPFLRAGVSERRMQIELEAGFFRGGADKTGYDSIVGVGKQAAVFHGSPSPDRIAREGDFILIDAGGELDRYVIDVTRTYVAGGKPSAFQRDLYAAVKNAHARACAKCVPGAEWKDIHFGAAVDMMGSLVDMGVMKGDASSLVEQEAHMLFFPHGIGHMLGLGVRDAGGLEPGRTKDPRPCLRSLRIDLPLRPGYIVTVEPGLYFIPALLNDPVRREKYRDCVNWSLAEQHLGLGGVRIEDNMLVTDGAPVNLTQAIPQAF; via the coding sequence ATGAGCGTCGACTACTCCGCCCGCCGTGCCCGCATCGTCTCCGCCCTCGGCCTGAAACCGGACGAGCTCCTGCTCGTCGGCGCCGGCCATCCGATCCCGAAGCCCGAATTGAGCGAGCAGCACCTGCCCTTCATCGCGCACCAGGAATACTATTACCTCGCGGGCCATGCCGACGCGCCCGGCGGCATCGTCGCCTACGACCCGCAGGCGAACGCCTGGACGTCATTCGTGCCCGAAGTGACGGAGATGGAGCGCGTGTGGGACGGCGCGGTGCAATTGCCCGGCGAATTCCTGAGCGACTTCGGCGCATGGCTGGCCGCGCGCAAAAATCGCCGCGTCGCGCTGCTCGGCATGCCGATCGATGGCGTAGCCGCCGATGAGGCGCTGACGGCGCGGGTGCGCGATGCGCTGCGCCATGTGCGGCGGCCGAAGGATGCAGCCGAGGTCGAGTTGATGCGGCGCTGCGCCGCCGCCACGGCCGAAGGCTACGCCGCCGTGCAGCCGTTCCTCCGCGCGGGCGTGAGCGAGCGCCGCATGCAGATCGAACTCGAAGCGGGATTCTTCCGCGGCGGCGCCGACAAGACTGGTTACGACAGCATCGTCGGCGTCGGCAAGCAGGCGGCGGTCTTCCACGGTTCGCCATCGCCCGATCGCATCGCGCGCGAGGGCGACTTCATCCTCATCGATGCCGGCGGCGAGTTGGATCGTTACGTGATCGACGTCACGCGCACCTACGTGGCCGGCGGCAAACCGAGCGCGTTCCAGCGCGATCTCTACGCCGCGGTGAAGAACGCGCACGCGCGCGCCTGCGCGAAATGCGTGCCCGGCGCGGAGTGGAAGGACATCCATTTCGGCGCGGCGGTCGACATGATGGGCAGCCTCGTGGACATGGGAGTGATGAAGGGCGATGCCAGCTCGCTCGTGGAGCAGGAAGCGCACATGCTGTTTTTCCCGCACGGCATCGGCCACATGCTCGGCCTCGGCGTGCGCGACGCGGGCGGACTCGAGCCCGGCCGCACGAAGGACCCGCGCCCGTGCCTGCGCAGCCTGCGCATCGATCTGCCGCTGCGCCCCGGCTACATCGTGACGGTGGAGCCCGGCCTGTATTTCATCCCGGCGCTGCTGAACGATCCCGTGCGCCGCGAGAAATACCGCGACTGCGTGAACTGGTCGCTGGCCGAGCAACACCTCGGCCTCGGCGGCGTGCGCATCGAGGACAACATGCTGGTCACCGATGGCGCGCCGGTGAATCTCACGCAGGCGATACCGCAAGCGTTCTAG